From a region of the Sinorhizobium sp. B11 genome:
- a CDS encoding N-formylglutamate amidohydrolase, whose product MVLAQAKILSEADGDCVAIERVHGKSPVLLICEHASRTLPEHFGDLGLSEEALSSHIAWDPGALAVARAISAALDATLIYQRFSRLIYDCNRPPSSPGAMPEVSEIYAIPGNKDLSEGERLARTEALYLPFHDGVRALIRDRQVRGQDSVIVTIHSFTPVYNGKQRAVELGILHDEDSRLADRMLDFAAEAPLYRTERNEPYGPADGVTHTLILHGISNGLRNVMIEVRNDLISEDTGQGVVADYLTRLLQQSLDA is encoded by the coding sequence TTGGTGCTGGCTCAGGCCAAAATTCTCAGCGAGGCGGACGGCGATTGCGTTGCAATCGAGCGTGTCCACGGCAAGAGCCCCGTGCTGCTTATCTGCGAGCATGCATCGCGCACGCTTCCTGAACATTTCGGCGATCTGGGCCTCTCCGAGGAAGCGCTTTCCAGCCATATCGCCTGGGATCCAGGCGCCCTTGCCGTTGCGCGCGCCATTTCCGCAGCGCTCGATGCAACGCTCATCTACCAGCGCTTCTCGCGCCTGATCTATGACTGCAACCGGCCGCCGAGCTCGCCGGGCGCCATGCCCGAGGTCAGCGAGATCTATGCGATTCCGGGCAACAAGGATTTGAGTGAGGGCGAGCGCCTGGCCCGCACGGAGGCTCTTTACCTGCCGTTCCATGATGGCGTGCGCGCCTTGATCCGGGATCGGCAGGTGAGGGGGCAGGATAGCGTCATCGTGACGATCCACAGCTTCACTCCGGTCTACAATGGAAAGCAGCGCGCCGTCGAACTCGGCATCCTCCATGACGAGGACAGCCGTCTCGCCGACCGCATGCTGGATTTTGCGGCCGAGGCGCCGCTTTATCGTACAGAACGCAACGAACCCTACGGGCCTGCTGACGGCGTGACCCACACGCTGATCCTGCACGGCATTTCCAACGGGCTTCGCAATGTCATGATCGAGGTCCGCAACGACCTTATCAGTGAAGATACCGGCCAAGGGGTCGTGGCCGACTATCTCACAAGGCTTCTCCAGCAAAGCCTGGATGCCTGA
- a CDS encoding MurR/RpiR family transcriptional regulator, which translates to MSVAAKTVSDVIHSHFGVLTRAEKQLAESLLDNYPVSGLGSITTIAENAGVSTPTVVRMVQKLGYKGYPDFQQHLHQEVEATISNPIAKHDRWAQNAPGTHILNRFADAIMGNLRQTLSDLDTATFDNVATLLSDRKRTLYFVGGRITGALAEYFFTHMQVIRPNTALLSSNSSSWPQYVLNMNPGDLLIIFDIRRYEQEMVSLATAARKRGAEIIVFTDQWASPAAKLARHVFRVQIEAPSAWDSSVVTLFIVEALIEAVQNSTWDETKERMKTLEGLFEQTRLFRKPG; encoded by the coding sequence GTGAGTGTCGCGGCAAAGACCGTTTCGGACGTCATTCATTCGCATTTCGGCGTGCTCACGCGCGCCGAGAAGCAATTGGCTGAAAGCCTTCTCGACAACTATCCCGTCTCAGGTCTCGGCAGCATCACCACCATCGCTGAAAATGCCGGCGTTTCCACGCCGACAGTCGTGCGCATGGTCCAGAAGCTCGGCTACAAGGGCTATCCGGATTTCCAGCAGCATCTGCATCAGGAAGTCGAGGCGACGATCTCCAACCCCATCGCCAAGCACGACCGCTGGGCCCAGAACGCGCCGGGCACCCATATATTGAACCGCTTCGCCGATGCCATCATGGGCAATCTGCGGCAGACGCTCTCCGATCTCGATACAGCGACCTTCGACAATGTCGCCACCCTGCTCTCGGATCGCAAGCGCACGCTCTATTTCGTCGGCGGACGCATCACCGGCGCGCTGGCCGAATACTTCTTTACCCATATGCAGGTCATTCGCCCGAACACGGCGCTGCTGTCGTCCAATTCGTCGAGCTGGCCCCAATACGTCCTCAACATGAACCCCGGCGATCTGCTCATCATCTTCGATATCCGCCGCTACGAGCAGGAGATGGTGAGCCTGGCCACCGCCGCCCGCAAGCGCGGCGCCGAAATCATAGTTTTCACCGACCAATGGGCCTCACCCGCCGCCAAGCTCGCACGGCACGTCTTCCGCGTGCAGATCGAGGCGCCGTCGGCCTGGGATTCCTCCGTCGTGACACTCTTCATTGTCGAGGCGCTCATCGAAGCGGTGCAGAACTCGACCTGGGACGAAACGAAGGAACGCATGAAAACGCTGGAAGGCCTGTTCGAACAAACCCGGCTTTTCCGCAAACCCGGTTAG